The segment TTAAATTTTAAATTCCAAATTCTATAAATTTTATCTTTAAATTTAAAATTTCACTTTGCAAATTTAATTTTATCGCTAAATTTTTAAATTATTCTTATCAAAATTTAAAAAAATTATTAAATTTTAAGTAGCTTAAATTTAGAATTATTTCTCAAATTTAACCCAAAGGAGAAAAAATGAAAATCTTTAAAATCCTATCAACAACCGCAATCTTTGCAAGCCTAGCTTTCGCTGGGATTAACCTAAACACCGCCACAAAAGACGAGCTAATGGCGCTTCCTGGCATCGGTGAAGCCAAGGCTGAGGCTATCATCGAATACAGAAAAAACAATAAATTTAACTCAATCGACGAGATTAAAAACATCAAAGGTATCGGCGAGAAGCGCTTTGAAGCTATCAAGGACGATCTAACTCTCACTGGCAAGACGGACACTAGCGATCTAAAATCTGCCGCTAAAAAAGAAAAAGAAAAAGCCACAAAAAAAGCCGATAAAAAGGTAAAAAAAGAAATCGTTGATCTAAAAGACAAGGCCGCGAGCACTGATACAGCCAAAAAAGCCAAAAAAGCAAAAGATACGGCAGATGAAGCCAAAAAAATCAAAAAAGCTGTGAGTGAGTAAGAAATTTAAAATTCATAAATTCCACAAAATTCTCAAATTTCCAAATTTAGGCTATGGGTTAAATTTTAAATTTAGCCCATAGCTTGAAATTTTAAAATTCGCAAATTTACCACATTCTAAATACTGCCCCGATATGCTAACCATTGTCATTGCAAGAATTTTTGAGCAGACAAACAACTTACAAAAATTAAAACTGGCGATAAAAAAAGTGCAGAGCGAATTGTGATATTTTTAGAAGAGCTTGAAAAAAATAGAAAATCCATTTGCGTTGAAAACTGTGGCAAAATGGAAGGATACGAAAATCGCTGAAATGGTATGTAGGAATTCATTACCGAGTAATCGGCAAAAAGCGCGATGATATACTGACAATCGAAGTTATCGAAATCGCAACAAGAGAAAATGCGTATAAGTAAAAGTTTGTAATAGTGAAAATTGCGTTTTTTTGATACAATGCCGAATTCATAACAAAACAAAAGGATAAAAATGAAAAAATTTGTATTATTTGGTTTAATATTTGCAATAATATTTGCAGACGAAGTTTCAAATTTAGAAACTTCTTGCGAAAAAGGCGACGGTAAAAGTTGCTATGAGCTTGGAATTTTGCACGGACAAAATAAAAAGGTAAAAAATGCTAGTAATGAAAATTCTATTTTATATCATCAAAAAGCTTGTGATAAAGAAATAGCCGAAGCTTGTTTTGAATTATCCGATTATTATAGGGTTGGTGTTTGGATAGAAAAAGATGAAGAAAAAGCAAAAGAGTTGTTTAAAAAATCTATGGATTTGCACAATATTGGTTGTGATAAAAATATAGGAAAAGATTGCGAAGCATTGGCAAGTATGTATGAAATAAGTAATGGTATGGCAGATGAAGATTCTGATAAGGCAGAAGAATTATATAAAAAAGCTATTGATTTGTATAAAATAGATTGTGATAAAAATAACGCAACGGCTTGTTTTGGATTAGGGATATTACACGAACAAGGCAGAGGAATAGAGAACGACTTAAAAACAGCATTATCTTTTTATGAAAAATCTTGTGAAATGAAAAATGAAGACGCTTGTTATAGTTTGTATGTTATATATGAGACCGAAATGGAATTTAAAGATGAGAAAAAAGCCTATGATTACGCTATAAAATCTTGTGATTTTGGTAATTTCATAGCTTGTGATAGTTTAGGTTTTATGTATAACAATGACAATAATAAAACAGAATCTAGAAAGTATTATAAAAAATCTTGTGAATTTGGTTTTAATGATAATTGTAGTAAGGTTTGTTACGATTTAGGTTTAGAATACGATTACGATTATAAATCAGAAGGCTATAAAACAGAAGCTCAAAAATATTGCAAAAAAGCTTGTGAGCTTGGAGATAAAGGTAGTTGTGATAGTTACGAAAATTCTAAATAATTTTTAGATAGGTAGGGTGGGGCATCCTTGCCCACCGAAAAATTTGGCAACCTTAATGGTGGGCGAAACGCTCCACCCTACATTTTAAATTTAATAGACAAAATATTTCATTTCTTAGAAAAAGCATAAATTCATAGTAGTTTAAGTAATTTTTTTGTAAAATCAATCTCTTTTTTATTTAATAAATTTTTTGATGAAAGGAATTTACTGTGCCAACCATAAATCAATTGGTCAGAAAAGAGCGCAAAAAAGTGACTGTAAAGTCAAAATCACCTGCGCTAAAAGAGTGTCCTCAAAGACGCGGAGTTTGCACCAGAGTTTATACAACAACTCCTAAAAAACCAAACTCAGCTTTGAGAAAAGTTGCCAAAGTAAGGCTAACAAGCGGTTTTGAAGTCATCAGCTATATCGGCGGTGAAGGTCATAACCTACAAGAACACAGCATTGTTCTAGTTCGCGGCGGTCGTGTAAAAGACTTACCGGGTGTTAAATATCACATTGTTCGTGGTGCGCTTGATACCGCAGGTGTCGCAAAAAGAACAGTTTCTAGATCTAAATACGGTGCTAAACGCCCTAAAAAATAGTTTAGCTAAGACAGATTTAACCCTTAGTTTTGGTTAAATTTGAGTAAAATTTTCAAATTTGAAGGAATAATAAAATGAGAAGAAGAAAAGCTCCCGTAAGGGAAGTTATGCCTGACCCAATTTATGGCAATAAAGTAATCACTAAATTTATTAATTCACTTATGTATGACGGCAAAAAAAGCGTTGCGACTGAGATTATGTATGGTGCGCTTGATTTGATCGACAAAAAAGGCGGCGAAGCCAAAGGTATCGATGTTTTCAACGACGCTATCGAAAATGTAAAACCACTTATGGAAGTTAAATCTCGCCGTGTGGGTGGTGCTACATACCAAGTTCCAATCGAAGTTCGCCCTGCTCGCCAACAAGCTTTGGCAATCCGCTGGATCATCACTTTTGCTAGAAAAAGAAGCGAAAGAACTATGATCGAGCGTTTAGCTTACGAGCTACTTGATGCAGCGAATTCAAAAGGTTCTTCATTTAAGAAAAAAGAAGATACTTACAAAATGGCAGAAGCTAATAAAGCATTTGCCCACTATCGCTGGTAGGAGAAAACTATGGCAAGAAAAACTCCACTTAATCGTGTTAGAAATATCGGAATTGCCGCTCATATCGACGCCGGTAAAACAACAACAAGCGAAAGAATTCTATTTTTTACAGGTATGAGCCACAAAATCGGCGAGGTGCATGAGGGTGCTGCTACTATGGACTGGATGGAGCAAGAAAGAGAAAGAGGTATTACTATTACTTCTGCTGCGACTACTTGCTTTTGGAACGATCATCAAATCAACCTAATCGACACCCCAGGTCACGTTGATTTCACTATCGAAGTTGAACGCTCTATGCGTGTTTTAGATGGCGCTGTTTCTGTATTTTGTTCAGTTGGTGGTGTGCAACCACAAAGTGAGACCGTTTGGAGACAAGCGAACAAATACCAAGTCCCAAGAATTATTTTCGTAAATAAAATGGACCGCGTAGGCGCAAATTTCTTCAATGTCGAGCAACAAGTCCGCGATAGATTAAAAGCTACACCAGTTCCGATTCAAATTCCAATCGGTGCAGAAGACAACTTCAAAGGCGTAGTTGATTTAATCACTATGAAAGCCCTTACTTGGGACGATGCAAAAGGTCCAAGCGCACCAGAAGTAGGCGAAATTCCAGCTGAATTAAAAGAAAAAGCACAAGAATATCGCGATAAAATGATTGAAGCGGTTGCTGAGACTGATGAAGCTTTAATGGAAAAATATTTCGCAGGCGAAGAGCTAAGCGAGGCAGAGATTAAAGCCGGTATCAAAAAAGGCTGCCTAAGCCTAGCATTTTTCCCTATGATGTGCGGAACAGCTTTCAAAAACAAAGGTGTTCAACCACTGCTTGACGCTGTCGTATGGTACCTACCAGCTCCAAACGAAGTTCCAGCTATCAAAGGCGTTTATGAGGACGGAAGCGAAGCGGAAGTTCTATCTACTGATGACGGCGAATTCGCAGGTCTTGGATTTAAGATTATGACTGACCCATTTGTCGGCCAGCTAACTTTCGTTAGAATTTACCGCGGTATGTTAGAGAGCGGAAGCTATGTAATCAACTCTGGTAAAAACAAAAAAGAGCGTATCGGTCGTTTGCTTAGAATGCACTCAAACAAACGCGAGGAAGTCAAAGAGCTTTACGCTGGCGAAATCGGTGCGATTGTGGGCCTAAAAGATACACTTACTGGTGATACACTAGCTAGCGAAAAAGATAAAGTTATCTTAGAGCGTATGGAATTCCCAGATCCAGTTATCAGCGTCGCAGTTGAGCCAAAAACAAAAGCAGACCAAGAGAAAATGGGTATCGCACTTCAAAAACTTGCACAAGAAGATCCAAGCTTCCGCGTAGCAACTGACGAAGAGAGCGGTCAAACAATCATTAGCGGTATGGGTGAGCTTCACCTTGAAATCATTGTCGATAGAATGCTACGCGAATTTAAGGTCGATGCAGAGGTTGGCCAACCACAAGTTGCTTACCGCGAAACTATCCGCAAATCTGTCGAGCAAGAATACAAATACGCTAAACAATCAGGCGGTCGCGGTCAATACGGCCATGTATATTTGCGCTTAGAGCCATTAGAGCCGGGTAGCGGATATGAGTTTGTCAATGACATCAAAGGTGGTGCGATTCCAAAAGAATATATCCCAGCTGTCGATAAAGGTTGCCAAGAAGCTATGCAAAGTGGTGTTTTGGCTGGATACCCTGTCGAAGATGTCAAAGTTACAGTATTTGACGGAAGCTACCACGAAGTCGATAGCTCTGAAATGGCGTTTAAACTAGCCGCTTCAATGGGCTTTAAAGAGGGCGCACGCAAAGCTGGCGCAGTTATCTTAGAGCCTATGATGAAAGTCGAAGTTGAAACCCCAGAAGAGTATATGGGCGATGTAATCGGCGATTTAAACAAACGCCGCGGCCAAGTAAATAACATGGGCGAACGCGGTGGAAATAAAATCATCGACGCTTTCTGCCCACTTTCAGAGATGTTTGGTTACTCAACTGACCTTCGTTCTCAAACACAAGGTAGAGCTACTTACTCAATGGAATTTGACCACTACGATGAAGTTCCAAAAAATGTAAGCGAAGAAATCATCAAAAAACGCAACGGCTAATTTTAGCTAGTTTTAATACTTTTTAAGCGGAGAATTCGGCGAATTTGCTGAATTCTTCGCTTTTTTTATGCTTTAATTTTGCTATTAATTAAATTTATAAAAGCGTAGGGTGGGCAAGGATGCTCACCCTACAAATAAAGTAGAAATAATTTTGCAATTTAAAATCTCTTTGCTTGTATTAAAAAGGAAATAAAATGGAAAATTGGAAAATTAAATTGTTTATAATAGGAACCTATATTTTAATAGTATCTTATTATGTTTTTTACAAAAATTATAACATTGCCAACGAAAGAGAACAAGACAGACAAGATAGGGAGTATTTTTATAATCATAACGCAACATTTGAAGAAATCACGGAAAATGGCAAAGTAAGCGTTAAAGAGTTGGTGGAGCGAAATTTAAGAGACCATTTACAAAAATTGTATAAGCTTGATAATTTTAGTAAAGATGAAATTGAGATAATGAGACACAAAAGGGGCGATTGGAAACTTAGCCATACGCATTCAGCATACCAAACCTGCACATTGTATAATAGCAGCAAGACAAAATGTAGATTTTGGAAAATAGATAAAAATTTAAATTTAGAAAAATTGATGAATATCGTATCTAAAATTTGCGATAACAATGGTAGTGTTAAAGCAAATTATGAAGAAATTTTAAAAAGCAATCCGCTACCAAAAAAAGAGTTATTTGACCCGTTTGCACAAAAAGATTTAATCGATGAAAACGGAGATTTTATAGAAAATTTTATATATATCAGACCTTATGTGTATGACGGGGGATTTGAGATTGACTTTTTTACTAATTATGCGTTTATAGAAAAAAGAAATAAGCGATACTATGTGCTTATTCCACAAAATCTGTATTTTAATATTTTTGCGTCAGAATTATTAGACGATAGAATTAGTTTTAAAGAAGTTTGCAGATACTACGAACAAATTCACGATAAAACAATAGATGAACTAGAAGAAATTTACTATTTCAAAAATATAGCAATCCACGATAAAAGCTATACGGCTAAGATTGCAGATTACGAAAGATTTTCGGAAGCACGAAGGCGTGGCGAATGGGGTATTCGAAACACTACTGAATGGAAAGACAAAATTAACAAGATAAAAAATTTAGAAAATAAACTTCAATATAAAGGAGATAACGATGAGTTTTAGCGTAGGGTGGGCATCCTTGCCCACCAAAAAATTTAGCAACCCTATTGTCATTGCGAGACGGCGTAGCCGTCGTGGCAATCCAGTAAAATTTAGAGCGAATTTAAAATTTATCAAATTTTATTGTGAATTAAAATTTTTTTAAATTTCTCTGGATTGCTTCGTCGCTGTCGCTTCTCGCAATGACAGATTAAAGCGAATTTGTAAATTTAAACAAAAAATCGCTAGAATTTACCTAATTTTTCAAAAGGAAAAACAATGAGTTTTAAGTTTAAAGAAGCCAAAATATCGGACTTAGATAGCGTTTTAAAGCCGTTTTCAAGCATAGGAAAAGAGTGGATGCTAGTTAGCAGCGGCACTAGCGAAAAATACCCACACTACAACACAATGACAGCCTCATGGGGCGGATTTGGCTATCTTTGGGAAAAGCCAGTAGCGCACATCTACATCCGCCCGCAACGCCACACCTTCAAATTCAGCGAAAAAGGCGAGCTTATGAGCCTTTCGTTTTTTGAGCCTGGACACAAAAAGGCTCTGGCATATTGTGGCAAAATCAGTGGAAAAGACGAGGATAAGGTCGCAAATTGTGGCTTAAATTCGGTTTTGTTAGAGCGGGATTTAATCGGTTTTGAAGAGGCAAATTTGATACTAAAATGCAAAAAACTCTACACTTCGTATTTTAAAGAAGAGAATTTCATAAGCTCGCAAGAGCCTGAAATGTGGTATTCTAACAAGGATTTTCATAGAATTTACATTTGTGAAATTTTGGGATTTTACACAAAATAAATTTTAAAATTTAAAGCTAAAAGTGGCGAGCTTTCGCCACTTTGATTAAAATTCCGCCACTAAATTTCGCGGCGCAGTATCCCCCAAACTAGATAAATTTACGCCAAATTTGGCTTGATTTGCTCCACCCACGCGCTAATTCTAGAATCCGTCAAATCGCTTTGGTTGTCGTTATCTAGGGCAAGGCCTACGAATTTGCCATCTTTGACAGCGTTGCTAGCGTCAAACTCATACCCCTCAGTGCTCACCGCACCCACGATTACGGCGCCTTTTGCGACGAAATTTTCGTATAATTCCGCCATTGCGTTGCAGTAGGCGTCCGAGTAGCTAGCGCTATCGCCCATGCCAAAAATCGCCACGGTTTTGCCCGTAACTTCAAGAGCGCTAAAATCGAAGCTCGCCCAATCGTCCTGCAACTCGCCGTCGTTCCAAGTCGAGCTTCCTACGATGAGCGAGCTGTATTTGCCAAGCTCGCTAGGGGCGATGTCAGCGACATTTACGACCTCGTTTTCAGTGCCAAGTTGCGCTGAAATCGCCTTTGCGGCGTCCTCTGTGTTGCCCATAGAGCTACCAAAAATAATTCCTACCATGTTTTATCCTTTCAAAAAAATTTTATTATTTATGCTGTAAGGGACGAGTTTGAGAGTGAAATCCGGCGCGAAAGAGTGGGATTTGACTTCGATATGACGGCGAAAATGCTCGCTTCTAGGATAGACTAGATATAGCGTGTCTAGATTTAGG is part of the Campylobacter sp. VBCF_01 NA2 genome and harbors:
- a CDS encoding ComEA family DNA-binding protein, whose translation is MKIFKILSTTAIFASLAFAGINLNTATKDELMALPGIGEAKAEAIIEYRKNNKFNSIDEIKNIKGIGEKRFEAIKDDLTLTGKTDTSDLKSAAKKEKEKATKKADKKVKKEIVDLKDKAASTDTAKKAKKAKDTADEAKKIKKAVSE
- a CDS encoding tetratricopeptide repeat protein, which gives rise to MKKFVLFGLIFAIIFADEVSNLETSCEKGDGKSCYELGILHGQNKKVKNASNENSILYHQKACDKEIAEACFELSDYYRVGVWIEKDEEKAKELFKKSMDLHNIGCDKNIGKDCEALASMYEISNGMADEDSDKAEELYKKAIDLYKIDCDKNNATACFGLGILHEQGRGIENDLKTALSFYEKSCEMKNEDACYSLYVIYETEMEFKDEKKAYDYAIKSCDFGNFIACDSLGFMYNNDNNKTESRKYYKKSCEFGFNDNCSKVCYDLGLEYDYDYKSEGYKTEAQKYCKKACELGDKGSCDSYENSK
- the rpsL gene encoding 30S ribosomal protein S12, which produces MPTINQLVRKERKKVTVKSKSPALKECPQRRGVCTRVYTTTPKKPNSALRKVAKVRLTSGFEVISYIGGEGHNLQEHSIVLVRGGRVKDLPGVKYHIVRGALDTAGVAKRTVSRSKYGAKRPKK
- the rpsG gene encoding 30S ribosomal protein S7; this translates as MRRRKAPVREVMPDPIYGNKVITKFINSLMYDGKKSVATEIMYGALDLIDKKGGEAKGIDVFNDAIENVKPLMEVKSRRVGGATYQVPIEVRPARQQALAIRWIITFARKRSERTMIERLAYELLDAANSKGSSFKKKEDTYKMAEANKAFAHYRW
- the fusA gene encoding elongation factor G is translated as MARKTPLNRVRNIGIAAHIDAGKTTTSERILFFTGMSHKIGEVHEGAATMDWMEQERERGITITSAATTCFWNDHQINLIDTPGHVDFTIEVERSMRVLDGAVSVFCSVGGVQPQSETVWRQANKYQVPRIIFVNKMDRVGANFFNVEQQVRDRLKATPVPIQIPIGAEDNFKGVVDLITMKALTWDDAKGPSAPEVGEIPAELKEKAQEYRDKMIEAVAETDEALMEKYFAGEELSEAEIKAGIKKGCLSLAFFPMMCGTAFKNKGVQPLLDAVVWYLPAPNEVPAIKGVYEDGSEAEVLSTDDGEFAGLGFKIMTDPFVGQLTFVRIYRGMLESGSYVINSGKNKKERIGRLLRMHSNKREEVKELYAGEIGAIVGLKDTLTGDTLASEKDKVILERMEFPDPVISVAVEPKTKADQEKMGIALQKLAQEDPSFRVATDEESGQTIISGMGELHLEIIVDRMLREFKVDAEVGQPQVAYRETIRKSVEQEYKYAKQSGGRGQYGHVYLRLEPLEPGSGYEFVNDIKGGAIPKEYIPAVDKGCQEAMQSGVLAGYPVEDVKVTVFDGSYHEVDSSEMAFKLAASMGFKEGARKAGAVILEPMMKVEVETPEEYMGDVIGDLNKRRGQVNNMGERGGNKIIDAFCPLSEMFGYSTDLRSQTQGRATYSMEFDHYDEVPKNVSEEIIKKRNG
- the fldA gene encoding flavodoxin FldA; amino-acid sequence: MVGIIFGSSMGNTEDAAKAISAQLGTENEVVNVADIAPSELGKYSSLIVGSSTWNDGELQDDWASFDFSALEVTGKTVAIFGMGDSASYSDAYCNAMAELYENFVAKGAVIVGAVSTEGYEFDASNAVKDGKFVGLALDNDNQSDLTDSRISAWVEQIKPNLA